A single Branchiostoma floridae strain S238N-H82 chromosome 11, Bfl_VNyyK, whole genome shotgun sequence DNA region contains:
- the LOC118425594 gene encoding HEAT repeat-containing protein 6-like — MAEEVSLRPQGQQRAFVQSDADVFRRCTAKFLSLVPREGEEFKIELNILLDELNSLDYQTPKFVDEKLAVGLVCKACELVPLNYELLVTKVCHLLRHLVGFSGQKVVIQGRSLETCVEYVMRAVSVCRPWTLPDILRTLAQLLYQRGPAVAMYLDQLIGPEGLLMQFVQPEYPDLDIKKVAIACVYNLCLQSPEGQTIPDEYLRKVYTILMAVLQTPKPEQVDDILFAKLILCTLQGMRNLLSVTTDIQPGSLGSLLAVCRVYMLYGLPGQTLQVPATLYPTPVSQYDPSPKRATTKDRDSDKEDTSAQSTPRGRRVKKKRQRKQQQTDQDTAKPDVRPMQNTPSWSPAGRAPPVSTPPRSPLKAHDRHRRERGDSTGGYSSSEGSDYRSSWRGLASSSESEYSDNEAGHLTRLRSILSRVREVALNCLHNTAQMTDKRLMFGYWSHLLPECSSVGAPQSPTLFTSILKDPAPKARGNALLVLSSLVDGSKQYLAAAEETAPKQTAFTPYSVTLGSTVKEIHRCLLLALAAESNVHTLFYLLKCFATLIPNVPYHRLQPGLITKVVRQIRPLLSHKEYDIQVASLTCFHSILSVQAPLQEVTQVMKTVSSTPQVQAKVSQPPSATSSQQLRTEPQQGTNPAKAGDHRETVHVQESVEKMNINSSVETTGQDSTTEGGASSESNKEEGNRERTQIMESESEGVAKVWLLDWCLRMVSLRHAQVMGSTLPIIPVRTEAIQVMTQMAKGYFPFIRPHLAELSQVFCGVLQEQNTALQLQGGKFVEEVGAVLVKEVESTAPESLTDREAADFWVPLLSGPLPSALQNLDHTLLRSCGCQCLANTGAQVFQLLSTDKHILCITLLLGLTNDEEWSVRGAAVHALGVYVLYPCLKEDISFLADVAQACTLGLEEKNLSCRWKAAWSLGNLSNTIVSNKEELGADFTDNFSDVLLQSLFNLALKGAADHDKVKSNAVRTLGNLVRFLRPDAFDKINFRQYVEQTAQVLTKCVKTGMAKVRWNACYAVGNMFNNPALPLGAAPWAPALFSALQEAIKDCKNFKVRINATLALTVPTLREHFGSKEQFSELWGCLADALVGTERVEDFSEFKYRDTLREQLCSSLVHLTGLAGREDLPGLHFHLQGKGELLHTYLTRYRESLGQSTTAETSKKVEELVRAQDHFRQLAGQHMTDKEATICHNLSTIFADTATSS; from the exons ATGGCTGAAGAAGTTTCACTTCGGCCGCAGGGGCAGCAGCGGGCCTTCGTTCAGAGCGATGCGGACGTTTTCCGACGCTGCACCGCCAAATTCCTAAGCCTGGTGCCACGGGAAGGAGAGGAGTTCAAGATAGAGCTGAATATACTCTTGGACGAGCTCAACTCGCTCGACTATCAGACCCCGAAATTTGTAGATGAGAAG CTGGCTGTGGGACTAGTATGCAAGGCCTGTGAACTGGTCCCTCTGAACTATGAGCTCCTGGTCACAAAAGTTTGCCATTTACTCAGGCACCTTGTTGGATTCAGTGGACAAAAG GTTGTGATCCAGGGCAGATCACTGGAGACATGTGTAGAGTACGTGATGCGCGCAGTGTCCGTCTGCAGACCATGGACTCTGCCTGACATCCTCCGCACACTGGCACAGCTTTTGTACCAGAGGGGGCccgctgttgccatg TACTTAGACCAGCTGATTGGTCCAGAAGGTCTGTTGATGCAGTTTGTGCAACCTGAGTATCCCGACTTGGACATCAAGAAGGTTGCAATAGCGTGCGTGTACAACCTCTGCCTTCA GAGTCCGGAGGGTCAGACCATCCCTGATGAATACCTGAGGAAAGTGTACACCATCCTGATGGCAGTCCTACAGACACCCAAACCTGAACAGGTCGATGATATCCTGTTTGCCAAG CTGATCCTGTGTACCCTACAAGGCATGAGGAACCTGCTGTCAGTTACCACAGACATCCAGCCTGGGAGTCTGGGGTCTCTCCTAGCAGTCTGCAGG GTATACATGTTATATGGCTTACCTGGTCAGACTCTACAGGTGCCTGCCACACTCTACCCCACCCCGGTGTCACAGTACGACCCCAGTCCTAAGAGAGCCaccaccaaggacagggactcTGACAAAG AAGATACCTCAGCCCAATCCACCCCCAGGGGAAGGAGagtgaagaagaagagacagaGAAAGCAACAGCAGACAGACCAGGACACAGCTAAGCCTGACGTACGACCGATGCAGAACACCCCCTCTTGGTCTCCTGCCGGCAGGGCCCCCCCTGTTAGCACACCCCCCAGGAGTCCCCTCAAGGCACATGACAGGCACAGGAGAGAG AGAGGAGACAGTACTGGAGGATACTCCTCCTCAGAAGGAAGTGACTACCGCTCCAGCTGGAGAGGCCTGGCTAGCAGCTCGGAGTCGGAGTACTCTGACAATGAGGCGGGACATCTCACCAGACTAAG GTCGATCCTGTCCCGAGTGCGGGAGGTTGCCCTGAACTGTCTCCACAACACGGCACAGATGACTGACAAGCGGCTCATGTTCGGGTACTGGTCACACCTCCTCCCAGAATGCAGCAGTGTGGGGGCACCCCAAAGTCCCACTCTGTTCACAAGTATACTGAAGGATCCGGCACCAAAG GCACGTGGGAATGCCCTGCTGGTCTTGTCTTCTCTGGTGGATGGAAGCAAACAGTACCTGGCTGCAGCTGAGGAAAC GGCCCCCAAACAGACTGCCTTCACCCCCTACTCTGTGACTCTGGGCTCCACTGTGAAGGAGATCCACAGATGTCTGCTGCTGGCTCTGGCAGCGGAGAGCAATGTGCACACACTCTTCTATCTGctcaag TGTTTTGCGACATTGATTCCCAACGTGCCTTACCACCGGCTCCAGCCTGGCCTGATCACCAAGGTGGTGCGACAGATCAGACCACTCCTCAGCCACAAAG AGTATGACATCCAGGTGGCATCCTTAACTTGCTTCCACTCCATCCTGTCAGTGCAG GCGCCACTCCAAGAGGTTACACAGGTCATGAAGACAGTGAGTTCCACACCACAGGTCCAGGCAAAAGTCTCCCAACCGCCCTCCGCAACATCATCACAACAACTCAGGACGGAACCACAGCAAGGAACAAACCCTGCGAAGGCTGGCGACCACAGAgagacagtacatgtacaagagtcTGTAGAAAAGATGAACATTAACAGCAGTGTAGAGACAACCGGACAAGATTCAACAACAGAGGGAGGAGCGTCGTCTGAGAGTAACAAAGAAGAAGGAAACAGGGAAAGGACACAGATAATGGAAAGTGAGAGTGAAGGCGTGGCCAAGGTGTGGCTGTTGGACTGGTGTCTCAGGATGGTCAGCCTCAGACACgcccaggtcatggggtcaaccCTTCCCATCATTCCTGTCAGGACAGAGGCCATTCAGGTCATGACCCAGATGGCAAAGGGCTACTTCCCGTTCATCAG ACCCCACCTAGCGGAGCTGTCCCAGGTTTTCTGCGGGGTTCTACAGGAGCAGAACACAGCGTTACAACTACAGGGAGGAAAG TTTGTGGAGGAAGTTGGAGCAGTCCTAGTGAAGGAGGTAGAGTCCACAGCACCCGAGTCCCTGACAGACAGAGAGGCTGCAGACTTCTGGGTACCCCTGCTGAGTGGCCCCCTCCCCTCGGCCCTACAGAACCTGGACCACACCTTACTCAGGAGCTGTGGCTGCCAGTGTCTGGCCAACACAGGGGCTCAGGTCTTCCAGCTGTTATCA acagacaaacacatccTGTGCATCACCCTGCTGCTGGGACTGACTAATGATGAGGAGTGGAGTGTGAGGGGAGCTGCCGTCCACGCACTGGGAGTCTACGTGCTGTACCCATGTCTCAAGGAG GACATCTCGTTTCTGGCGGACGTTGCGCAGGCCTGTACGCTCGGTCTGGAGGAGAAGAACCTCAGCTGTCGATGGAAGGCTGCCTGGTCGCTAGGCAACCTCAGCAACACCATCGTCAGCAACAA AGAGGAGCTGGGGGCAGATTTCACCGATAACTTCTCGGACGTCCTTCTGCAGAGCTTGTTTAACCTTGCCCTGAAGGGTGCGGCTGACCATGACAAGGTCAAGTCCAATGCTGTCAGGACTTTGGGGAACTTGGTCAGGTTTCTCCGGCCTGACGCTTTTG ACAAGATCAACTTCCGCCAGTACGTAGAGCAGACAGCCCAGGTCCTCACTAAGTGTGTGAAGACAGGCATGGCTAAG GTGCGGTGGAATGCCTGCTATGCTGTAGGAAACATGTTTAACAACCCTGCCCTGCCCCTGGGGGCCGCACCCTGGGCTCCCGCCCTGTTCAGTGCCCTGCAGGAGGCCATCAAAGATTGCAAGAACTTCAAG GTTCGAATCAACGCCACCCTGGCCCTCACCGTCCCGACCCTCCGGGAGCACTTTGGGAGTAAGGAGCAGTTCTCGGAGCTGTGGGGGTGTCTCGCTGACGCTCTGGTCGGTACGGAACGGGTAGAGGACTTCAGCGAGTTCAAGTACAGGGATACACTAAGGGAACAG CTTTGCAGTAGCCTGGTGCATCTGACTGGACTTGCTGGCAGAGAGGACCTTCCTGGCCTGCACTTCCACCTACAGGGCAAGGGGGAGCTGTTGCACACGTACCTTACCAG GTATAGAGAGAGCTTGGGACAAAGTACTACAGCAGAGACCTCCAAGaaag TTGAAGAGCTGGTCAGGGCGCAGGACCACTTCCGGCAGCTTGCAGGACAACACATGACAGACAAGGAGGCAACTATTTGTCACAACCTGTCCACCATCTTTGCTGATACGGCAACATCCTCATAG